The genome window GAGGATGTGCACCGGGCGCAACACGACCGTCTCGATGTCCTGCGCCTTCCAGAAAAACGACGACACCATGTGATCGACCTCGACGAGGTCGCGCATCTGCGGCATCGCCTGCGCGCCGAGCAACGGCGCCTCCTCGGTGAGAAACTGCGCGTTGTCCGGCCGCGGTCCATATACGTTGGCCGACGACAGCACGACGACCTTCGGCACGCGGTACGTCTGGCAGTACTCGAGCAGCTTCGCCGTGCCGCTCACGTTCCACGAATACAGGTCCGCCGCGCGCGCGCGCGGCGCGTGCATGACGCTCATGTGGACGAGGGCGTCGACGTCCCCGGCGCGAAACACGTCGCGGGCCTTCTTCTTGCGCAGGTCGACCTGAACGTGGTCGACATCCTTCGGCCGGTCGGGAAACGGACGGCGATCGATGCCGACGACCTGCACGTCCGGCTCACGGTGCAGCCGGCGCGCGACCAGCCGCCCGAGCCGGCCGGCAATGCCGGTGACGACGATGCGCCGGCGGCGGTCGCCCGACTCGCAGCGTGCGTCAGCGGAAGACACCGGTGCGCTCCCGCAAGCCGATGTGGATCATCGACTGGATCGTGTTCTTGACGGCGCGCACTTTCTCCTCGAGTACGTCGTCGTCGTCGTCCGGGTCGCCGCGAAACCGCATCGGCTCGCCGAAGTACAGCCGGTACTTGACCGGCAGCGGGACGATCGGCACGAACGGCGGGTACGGCACGACCGGGAACGCGGGCATGTCAAGCAGCCGCGCCAGCGGACGCAGATTGACCGCGGGGGCCTGCTCCTCGGCGCCGATCACCGCGACCGGGACGATCGGCGTGTCCGTTTCGAGCGCGAGCCGCATGAACCCGAGCCCGAACCGCTGCAGTTGGTAGCGCTGCGAGTACGGCTTGCTGATGCCGCGGGCGCCCTCGGGGAAGACCATGATCGCCTCCTCGGCCTCGAGCAGCCGGCGGCAGTTCTCGGGCGTGCCGGTGATCTGCCCCCAGCGATTGAACCAGTACGACGCGAACGGCACGGTCGGCACGAACTTCTCGATCATCGACCGGACCATGCGAGGCGGGTCGAGTTCGAGGAACAACGCGGTGCCGATGACGAGGCCGTCGAACGGGAGCTGGCCGGAATGGTTGGCGACGATGAGCACCCGGCCCGCTCGGGGCACGCGGTCGATGCCGTGCGCCTCGGCGCGGAACCAGTGGCGATACAGCCACCGCGCCGCGACGAACCCGTACTTGAGGTGATTCCTGCTGAAGCCGAACGGGTCGTAACCGTACTCGTTTTGCCGGATGGTGAGCGCCCGCGTCTTCTGCTCGAACTCCGGCCCCAGCCGGGCGTCGACGAACTCGTCGCAGCGCTTGCGGAGCCACTCCAACGCGCCCATCGGCGGCACCGTAGCACAGCCGAGATTTGGTAGGATGCCGCCATGACCGCCGAGCCG of Deltaproteobacteria bacterium contains these proteins:
- a CDS encoding SDR family oxidoreductase, which codes for MSSADARCESGDRRRRIVVTGIAGRLGRLVARRLHREPDVQVVGIDRRPFPDRPKDVDHVQVDLRKKKARDVFRAGDVDALVHMSVMHAPRARAADLYSWNVSGTAKLLEYCQTYRVPKVVVLSSANVYGPRPDNAQFLTEEAPLLGAQAMPQMRDLVEVDHMVSSFFWKAQDIETVVLRPVHILGRVHNAPSNYLRLPRVPTLLGFDPMVQVIHELDVVEAIVCALRPGARGVFNVTGPGELPLSAILRELGKPTVPIPHPLAKPVLSGLWRLGLTSFPVPELDFIRYVCMVDGSRARRELGFRPRHTLKETIRAVLDGGPDR
- a CDS encoding acyltransferase family protein, which translates into the protein MGALEWLRKRCDEFVDARLGPEFEQKTRALTIRQNEYGYDPFGFSRNHLKYGFVAARWLYRHWFRAEAHGIDRVPRAGRVLIVANHSGQLPFDGLVIGTALFLELDPPRMVRSMIEKFVPTVPFASYWFNRWGQITGTPENCRRLLEAEEAIMVFPEGARGISKPYSQRYQLQRFGLGFMRLALETDTPIVPVAVIGAEEQAPAVNLRPLARLLDMPAFPVVPYPPFVPIVPLPVKYRLYFGEPMRFRGDPDDDDDVLEEKVRAVKNTIQSMIHIGLRERTGVFR